One Streptomyces sp. ML-6 genomic region harbors:
- a CDS encoding acetylxylan esterase, whose translation MLFDMDLDRLRAYRPEPEEPADFDAFWEKTLAETARHDLDAQFVPYDAGFATVDVLDVTFRGWGGQPVKAWLMLPRTRSGPLPAVVQYIGYNGGRGIPYSWLTWSALGYAHLVMDNRGQGGGGKNTADTPDIGPDGHGSSSPGFLTRGIEDPSRHYYRRLITDAVRAVDAAKAHEAVDAARVAVLGGSQGGGLALAVAGLRDDVAATVADVPFLCHYRRASQITDAGPYAEIARWLSGHRFRIDEAMETLSYFDGVNFAARASAPAWFSVGLMDRICPSSTVFAAYHRYAGPAEIEVFTYNGHEGGAEYDLPRKLGALRGVFGR comes from the coding sequence TTGCTGTTCGACATGGATCTCGACCGGTTGCGCGCGTACCGGCCGGAGCCGGAGGAACCGGCCGACTTCGACGCCTTCTGGGAGAAGACCCTCGCCGAGACGGCCCGCCACGACCTGGACGCGCAATTCGTCCCGTACGACGCCGGGTTCGCGACCGTCGACGTGCTCGACGTGACGTTCCGGGGCTGGGGCGGACAGCCGGTGAAGGCGTGGCTGATGCTGCCGCGGACGCGTTCGGGCCCGCTGCCCGCCGTGGTGCAGTACATCGGCTACAACGGCGGCCGGGGCATCCCGTACTCCTGGCTGACCTGGAGCGCGCTGGGGTACGCCCATCTGGTCATGGACAACCGGGGCCAGGGCGGCGGCGGCAAGAACACCGCGGACACCCCGGACATCGGCCCCGACGGGCACGGCTCCTCCTCCCCCGGCTTCCTGACCCGCGGCATCGAGGACCCCTCCCGTCACTACTACCGGCGGCTGATCACGGACGCGGTGCGGGCGGTGGACGCGGCGAAGGCCCACGAGGCGGTGGACGCCGCCCGGGTGGCGGTGCTCGGGGGCAGCCAGGGCGGCGGGCTCGCGCTGGCCGTCGCCGGGCTGCGGGACGACGTCGCGGCGACCGTCGCCGACGTGCCGTTCCTCTGCCACTACCGGCGGGCCTCGCAGATCACCGACGCCGGGCCGTACGCGGAGATCGCCCGCTGGCTGTCCGGGCACCGCTTCCGGATCGACGAGGCGATGGAGACCCTCTCCTACTTCGACGGGGTCAACTTCGCGGCGCGGGCGAGTGCCCCGGCGTGGTTCTCCGTCGGCCTGATGGACCGGATCTGCCCGTCGTCCACGGTGTTCGCCGCGTACCACCGCTACGCGGGACCGGCCGAGATCGAGGTGTTCACGTACAACGGGCACGAGGGCGGCGCGGAGTACGACCTGCCGCGCAAACTCGGCGCGCTGCGGGGCGTGTTCGGCCGGTAG
- a CDS encoding NAD(P)/FAD-dependent oxidoreductase — MPAPDSYDAVIVGGGHNGLVAAAYLARAGQSVLVLERLATTGGAAVSTRPFAGVDARLSRYSYLVSLLPPKIVRDLGLDFAVRKRNVSSYTPTVREGRATGLLVGGESTRDSFAALTGSDREYRAWQRFHGMTRQVAERVFPTLTEPLPDRAGLRGRIGDEEAWRTLFEEPIGIAVEKNFTDDLVRGVVLTDALIGTFADAHDPSLIQNRCFLYHVVGGGTGDWDVPVGGMGALTDALARAARGAGAEIRVSHEATRIETDGTRAEVTVRSPEAEHVVAARRVLVNASPQTLAALLGEEPPAPAEGAQLKVNMLLTRLPRLCDRSVDPRRAFAGTFHIAEGYGQLAAAHREAAAGRLPTTPPSEIYCHSLTDPSILGPELAASGHQTLTLFGLHTPARLFAADNEAARAELLTATLAALDAHLDEPITDCLAFDGNGEPCIEAKTPLDLERELRLPGGHIFHRDLSFPYATEETGRWGVETAHANVLLCGAGAVRGGGVSGVPGHNAAMAALGR, encoded by the coding sequence ATGCCCGCACCCGACAGCTATGACGCAGTGATCGTGGGCGGCGGCCACAACGGACTGGTCGCCGCCGCCTACCTCGCCCGTGCCGGACAGTCGGTCCTCGTCCTGGAACGCCTGGCCACCACCGGGGGAGCAGCCGTCTCCACCCGTCCCTTCGCCGGGGTCGACGCCCGCCTGTCGCGCTACTCGTACCTCGTGTCCCTGCTGCCGCCGAAGATCGTCCGCGACCTCGGACTGGACTTCGCCGTACGCAAGCGGAACGTGTCCTCCTACACCCCCACCGTGCGCGAGGGCCGCGCCACCGGGCTCCTCGTCGGCGGGGAGAGCACCCGGGACTCCTTCGCCGCGCTCACCGGCTCGGACCGGGAGTACCGGGCGTGGCAGCGCTTCCACGGCATGACGCGGCAGGTCGCCGAACGGGTCTTCCCGACGCTCACCGAACCCCTGCCGGACCGTGCCGGGCTGCGCGGGCGGATCGGTGACGAGGAGGCCTGGCGGACGCTCTTCGAGGAACCCATCGGCATTGCCGTCGAGAAGAACTTCACCGACGACCTGGTGCGCGGAGTCGTCCTCACCGACGCCCTGATCGGCACCTTCGCCGACGCGCACGACCCGTCGCTGATCCAGAACCGCTGCTTCCTCTACCACGTCGTCGGCGGCGGCACGGGCGACTGGGACGTCCCCGTCGGCGGCATGGGCGCGCTCACCGACGCCCTGGCCCGGGCCGCCCGCGGGGCCGGGGCGGAGATCCGCGTCAGCCATGAGGCGACCCGGATCGAGACCGACGGGACCCGGGCCGAGGTCACCGTCCGCTCACCGGAGGCGGAACACGTCGTCGCCGCCCGCCGGGTGCTGGTCAACGCCTCCCCGCAGACCCTCGCCGCCCTTCTCGGCGAGGAGCCGCCCGCCCCGGCCGAAGGTGCGCAGCTGAAGGTGAACATGCTGCTCACCCGGCTGCCCCGGCTGTGTGACCGTTCCGTCGACCCGCGCCGGGCGTTCGCCGGGACGTTCCACATCGCCGAGGGGTACGGGCAGCTCGCCGCCGCCCACCGGGAGGCGGCCGCGGGGCGGCTGCCCACCACCCCGCCGTCCGAGATCTACTGCCACTCGCTGACCGACCCGTCGATCCTCGGCCCCGAGCTCGCCGCCAGTGGCCACCAGACCCTGACCCTCTTCGGCCTGCACACCCCGGCCCGGCTCTTCGCCGCCGACAACGAGGCGGCCCGCGCCGAACTGCTCACGGCCACCCTCGCCGCCCTCGACGCGCACCTGGACGAGCCGATCACCGACTGCCTGGCGTTCGACGGGAACGGCGAGCCGTGCATCGAGGCGAAGACCCCGCTCGACCTCGAACGGGAACTGCGGCTGCCGGGCGGCCACATCTTCCACCGGGACCTCTCCTTCCCGTACGCCACCGAGGAGACCGGGCGGTGGGGCGTGGAGACCGCACACGCCAACGTGCTGCTGTGCGGGGCGGGCGCCGTGCGCGGCGGCGGGGTCAGCGGGGTGCCCGGCCACAACGCCGCGATGGCGGCCCTGGGCCGGTGA